One Dictyostelium discoideum AX4 chromosome 3 chromosome, whole genome shotgun sequence genomic region harbors:
- the mybC gene encoding myb transcription factor, producing the protein MTMINPLSYPVPSQYSYTYNNNNNNSNNSSNNNSNNNSNNNNNNNNNCGVPNVSYGSNLNQQSMAQDLRVPEQYSISSPSPKKRPFNSTMTTSPPTPTLLSNSPYIHGSHIVPQYSPQLQNVYNTPHQSSHSIHQPPQQTPNIFNNNNNNNNNNEKSNNQNFGNTLFNSITNNSSNSSNSLIQQNNLTNNGSSSSSSSSSSTNFNQNNNFINSSNDSIYNSNICSFYGNTSSSSSSSLNGIESPPSVELMDDDIEDQLREYISPVIWGMMDNYAREQFYNAIVEFINEEISFRSLLLELRVIAVMDVNYKSIFQFLVDLFLSIEPNQKMVNYLRDNGVEENEFNIDLKSLELSSDNDSNQKKKRERIRKSVSRGLRNPPNKWAKEESQKLIQLVHEHGDKQWKKIAHQIGGGKTGAQCAQHWKRVLCPAIRKGSWDEDEESKLFNLVEKHGQSWKNVASEIRTRTDIQCRYQYFKSCMSREVQWSSREDEILQKKVSENNQQDGTININNTRDISWMDVSKAMARGRQTKIPRTALECKTRYFQLNFGGAPIQIVVPHNDDHLNNPHSPLNSLLQDQNCY; encoded by the exons atgacaATGATTAATCCATTATCATATCCAGTACCATCTCAATACTCATatacatataataataataataataattcaaataatagttcaaataataattcaaataataattcaaataacaataataataataataataattgtggAGTACCAAATGTTTCATATGgatcaaatttaaatcaacaaagTATGGCACAAGATTTAAGAGTTCCCGAACAATACAGTATAAGttcaccatcaccaaaaaAGAGACCATTCAACTCAACCATGACAAcatcaccaccaacaccaacccTTCTTTCAAATTCACCATATATTCATGGTTCTCATATAGTACCACAATATTCACCACAACTTCAAAATGTATATAACACACCACACCAATCCAGTCATTCAATTcatcaaccaccacaacaaactccaaatatatttaataataataataataataataataataatgaaaaatcaaataatcaaaattttggaaatacattatttaattcaataacaaataattcatcaaaCTCATCAAACTCATTaatacaacaaaataatttaacaaataatggatcatcttcatcatcttcttcttcttcatctacaaattttaatcaaaataataattttataaacagTAGTAACGATTCGatttataattcaaatatatgTTCATTCTATGGTAATacaagtagtagtagtagtagtagtttaAATGGTATTGAATCACCGCCATCAGTTGAATTAATGGACGATGATATTGAAGATCAATTAAGAGAATATATTTCACCAGTAATTTGGGGAATGATGGATAACTATGCAAGAGAACAATTTTATAATGCAATagttgaatttataaatgaagAAATTTCATTTAGAAGTTTATTATTGGAATTAAGAGTTATTGCAGTGATGGATGTTAATTATAAAtcgatttttcaatttttagtAGATTTGTTTCTTTCAATAGaaccaaatcaaaaaatggtaaattatcTAAGAGATAATGGTGTcgaagaaaatgaatttaatattgatttaaaatcattagaatTATCTAGTGATAACgattcaaatcaaaaaaag aaaagagaaagaattagaaaaagTGTTAGTAGAGGATTAAGAAATCCACCAAATAAATGGGCTAAAGAAGAGAGTcaaaaattgattcaattagtTCATGAACATGGCGATAAACAATGGAAAAAGATTGCACATCAAATTGGTGGAGGTAAAACTGGTGCACAATGTGCTCAACATTGGAAACGTGTTTTATGTCCAGCCATTAGAAAAGGTTCTTgggatgaagatgaagaatcaaaattatttaatttagttGAAAAACATGGTCAAAGTTGGAAAAATGTTGCAAGTGAAATTAGAACACGTACTGATATTCAATGTCGTTATCAATACTTTAAATCTTGTATGTCCAGAGAAGTTCAATGGTCATCAAGAGAGGATGAAATCttacaaaaaaaagtatctgaaaataatcaacaagATGGAACtatcaatataaataatacacGTGATATTAGTTGGATGGATGTTTCAAAAGCAATGGCACGTGGTCGTCAAACTAAAATTCCGCGTACTGCTTTGGAATGTAAAACTCGTTACTTCCAATTAAACTTTGGTGGTGCTCCAATTCAAATTGTTGTACCCCATAATGatgatcatttaaataatcctCATTCACccttaaattctttattacaAGATCaaaattgttattaa
- the drkD gene encoding DRK subfamily protein kinase (Similar to LRR), with the protein MEGSFQFNKSKQTNNNSSLDSNNIINDNINNNLNFENNNNNNNNNNNNNNNNNNNNNNNNTNNNNTTNDTSKTSANSTSTEDDEEDILGNRKKDTTGSRVLPMDTSLTGAAEPSKKRKNTQDDSEVEVQYHPQKRASFSLNISPTQLQNDLSLNIFNVSNSNNNNNSNNNNNNNNNNNNNNNKINNNSNLILNSSVDSTTSSNNNNNKNSNDNQQPQQQPEEIEGELNRERQERDKMLHEEAEIEQYKYGDGEEGENYEIMVTPHHRTSFGHITSANSDETTNNESGSPINSRKMVTDEEDPHSSHNEDHQSDQDNHGQFMNDEHQSTDDDQNKSDNEKESESARNSGDLQQKVHNSKDESTVSTPQHIFNNGNGEGEEEDDDDEEYDVPLRIQTVANNKSTKLSLSNCWLKVIPTDVWSILELRDLDLSANQLKKVSKSIGLLVHLKRLRLNHNQLTALPKELYSLPRLTTLYLNNNNFKVVPKEINRLTSLKTLDLSFNQITDISPQTNLHQMTNLVELRLRYNQLSSLPQNMLESNHLQVLWLEGNRLPLNKAILKKSPSEILSFLRGYKPPNKKVNDKVINKAHVNPALPPIDTASTIAVAQVFAQKELDTKKRKKENLDDFKKQHIETELKLKQLEEELQIANAKATKFEEEASLLQQQFNNPNTPTGPSLNLPSILLNQPHLGWDQQQQQQQQQSPNVSTPPISTSPVLTGGQQVVNGISQISLLSPTQQINNPPSPVTQFNQASPQHNNNQQQQQQQQQQQQQQQQQQQQQQQQQQQQQQQQQQQQQQQQQQQQNGSPQQPHVNNNNNNNIQQNKDHQFPVPTIPAKIIEVEKPFEWEVPLSEIAIGARIGRGGYGQVFRGSWRGTEVAVKMLFNDNVNLKLISDLRKEVDLLCKLRHPNIVLFMGACTEPSSPCIVTEYLSRGSLANILLDESIEMDWGLRLQLGFDCARGMTYLHSRNPIIIHRDLKTDNLLVDDSWQVKVADFGLATVKSHTFAKTMCGTTGWVAPEVLAEEGYTEKADVYSYAIVLWELLTRLIPYAGKNTMQVVRSIDRGERLPMPAWCPPKYAALMNRCWETDPTHRPSFPEILPIMEGMISEFQKEKKESIAQGRPIPYVGPPEKDPSNKQPPQNMATTIQQQLAQQQPQQLLEQQILLQVQQQAQLQHLQQQLEQQQKLQQQLQQQIAHPNNPNNFYFQQQLQQQQFQQQLQQHQQHFQQQQQQQQQQQQQQQQQQQQQQQQLQQTGSPIDNRLNYNFNNSNNSDIQPMQQENNYRMNINDKK; encoded by the exons ATGGAAGGATCTTTTCAATtcaataaatcaaaacaaaccaacaacaacagcagtttagatagtaataatattatcaacgataatattaataacaatctaaactttgaaaataataataataataacaataacaacaacaacaacaacaacaacaacaacaacaataataataataataacaccaacaacaataatactaCAAATGACACAAGTAAAACTAGTGCCAACAGCACCTCAacagaagatgatgaagaagatatACTCGGAAACAGAAAAAAAGACACCACCGGGAGCAGAGTTCTTCCCATGGATACTTCGTTGACAGGGGCTGCTGAGCCATcaaaaaagagaaagaatACTCAAGACGACAGTGAAGTAGAGGTTCAATATCATCCACAAAAAAGAGCTTCATTTAGTTTAA ATATTTCTCCAACACAATTACAAAATGATCTtagtttaaatatttttaatgtcAGCAAcagtaataacaacaataatagtaataataataataataataataacaataataataataataataataaaataaataataattcaaatttaattttaaatagttcCGTAGATAGCACAacaagtagtaataataataataataaaaattcaaatgataatcaacaaccacaacaacaaccagaAGAAATTGAAGGTGAACTTAATAGAGAAAGACAAGAAAGAGATAAGATGCTTCATGAAGAAGCAGAGATTGAACAATATAAATatggtgatggtgaagaAGGTGAGAATTATGAAATAATGGTAACTCCTCATCATCGTACATCATTTGGTCATATTACATCGGCCAATTCTGATGAAACTACAAACAATGAATCTGGTAGTCCAATTAATAGTAGAAAGATGGTAACTGATGAAGAAGACCCACACAGTAGTCATAATGAAGATCATCAATCCGATCAAGATAATCATGGTCAATTTATGAATGATGAACATCAAAGTACAGATGATGATCAAAATAAATCGGACAATGAAAAAGAATCAGAGTCAGCAAGAAACTCTGGTGATCTTCAACAAAAGGTGCATAACAGTAAGGATGAATCAACAGTATCAACACCACAACATATCTTTAACAATGGCAATGGCGAAGGAGAAGAAGAGGATGACGACGATGAAGAATATGATGTTCCACTTAGAATTCAAACGGTTgccaataataaatcaacaaaactCAGTCTTAGCAATTGTTGGTTAAAAGTGATACCAACCGATGTTTGGTCAATCTTGGAATTACGTGATCTTGATCTATCAgccaatcaattgaaaaaggtATCAAAATCTATTGGATTATTGGTACATTTAAAACGTTTACGTTTGAATCATAATCAATTGACAGCATTACCAAAGGAACTTTATTCATTACCACGTCTTACAACactttatttgaataataataactttaaaGTGGTaccaaaagaaatcaatCGTTTAACGAGTTTAAAAACTTTGGATCTTAGTTTCAATCAAATTACAGATATTTCACCACAAACAAACCTCCACCAAATGACAAACTTGGTTGAGCTTCGTCTTCGTTACAATCAACTCTCATCATTACCACAAAATATGTTGGAATCAAATCATTTACAGGTACTTTGGTTGGAAGGTAATAGATTACCATTGAATAAAGCAATTCTCAAGAAATCACCCTCTGAAATCTTATCATTTCTTCGTGGCTATAAACCACCCAATAAAAAGGTGAACGATAAAGTCATCAACAAAGCGCATGTTAACCCTGCACTTCCACCAATTGATACAGCTTCAACCATTGCAGTAGCACAAGTTTTTGCACAAAAAGAACTTGAcactaaaaaaagaaagaaggaGAATCtagatgattttaaaaaacaacataTTGAAACAGAACTTAAATTGAAACAACTTGAAGAGGAATTGCAAATTGCAAATGCCAAGGCAACCAAATTCGAGGAAGAAGCTTCActtttacaacaacaatttaataatccaaatacaCCAACAGGTCcttcattaaatttacctTCTATTTTATTGAATCAACCCCATTTAGGATgggatcaacaacaacaacaacaacaacagcaatcaCCAAACGTTTCAACCCCACCAATTTCAACATCACCTGTATTAACAGGTGGTCAACAAGTTGTAAATGGAATTTCacaaatttcattattatcaccaactcaacaaattaataatccaCCGTCACCTGTAACACAATTTAATCAAGCATCGCCTCAACATAATAAcaatcaacaacagcaacaacaacaacaacaacaacaacaacaacaacaacaacaacaacaacaacaacaacaacaacaacaacaacaacagcaacaacaacaacaacaacaacaacagcaacaacaacaacaacaaaatggttcaccacaacaaccacatgtaaataataataacaataataatattcaacaaAATAAAGATCATCAATTTCCGGTACCAACAATACCGGCAAAGATAATTGAAGTAGAAAAACCTTTTGAATGGGAAGTACCACTTTCAGAGATTGCAATTGGTGCTAGAATTGGAAGAGGTGGATATGGTCAAGTTTTTAGAGGTTCATGGAGAGGAACAGAAGTAGCAGTGAAAATGCTTTTTAATGAcaatgtaaatttaaaacttatTAGTGATCTAAGAAAAGAGGTGGACTTATTGTGTAAATTAAGACATCCAAACATCGTTTTATTTATGGGTGCTTGTACTGAACCATCATCACCTTGTATTGTTACAGAATATTTATCACGTGGTTCATTGGCAAACATTTTATTGGATGAATCGATAGAAATGGATTGGGGACTACGTTTACAATTGGGTTTCGATTGTGCACGTGGTATGACCTATCTTCACTCAAGAAATCCAATTATCATTCACAGAGATTTGAAAACAGATAACCTATTGGTCGATGACAGTTGGCAAGTAAAGGTGGCAGACTTTGGTTTGGCAACTGTCAAATCACACACTTTTGCAAAAACCATGTGTGGTACAACAGGTTGGGTTGCCCCAGAGGTATTGGCTGAAGAGGGTTACACCGAGAAGGCTGATGTCTACTCGTATGCAATCGTATTGTGGGAGTTACTCACTCGTTTAATACCCTATGCCGGTAAGAACACAATGCAAGTGGTAAGATCAATCGATAGAGGTGAAAGATTACCAATGCCTGCTTGGTGTCCACCAAAGTATGCAGCCTTGATGAATAGATGTTGGGAAACCGATCCCACTCATCGTCCATCTTTTCCAGAGATTTTACCAATTATGGAGGGAATGATCTCTGAATTTCAAAAAGAGAAGAAGGAATCAATAGCGCAAGGTAGACCAATACCTTATGTTGGCCCACCTGAAAAAGATCCATCCAAtaaacaaccaccacaaaatATGGCAACaacaattcaacaacaattggcacaacaacaacctcaacaattATTAGAACAACAAATACTCCTACAAGTTCAACAACAAGCTCAACTCCAACACTTACAACAACAGTTGgagcaacaacaaaaattacaacaacaattacaacaacaaatagcACAtccaaataatccaaataatttttattttcaacaacaacttcaacagcaacaatttcaacaacaacttcaacaacaccaacaacattttcaacaacaacaacaacaacaacaacaacaacagcaacagcagcaacaacaacaacaacaacagcaacaacaactacaacaaacTGGGTCACCAATAGATAATAGATTAAattacaacttcaacaattcaaataatagtgataTCCAACCAATGCAACAAGAAAACAATTATAGAATGAACATAAATGataagaaataa
- the mkcE gene encoding MKC subfamily protein kinase — translation MQKIVSFLKKKKEPNSWSNFDRSDDKSKSLSKKGSLYANGNYDGGGSGSGSGGSSSNSSGSSRKINTGGNNRNGGGMVHSPSNSSISSTSSNNSNSTTASSSSKLKGNKNRNSSGKQKNSSSQHQQYGNTYYLDDECDSDDFIPGEVRSISKTIDFSKSERKWLTSLNIPQELLDGNINVLLNVLNFLSKKEGILYIQTPTNIINNTGKKNFQQQQLQQLQQQQQQQQLQQQQHQQHNHQIYGNGNNNNLNVNVNVNGNNNNSNNNNGNYTSYVNSRSNSIASNNSSITPSTSCSNLNNDNNNNNNNNCTDNNSNNNNNNNNNNSTTTTTTITNTNVNMIGASNINSSKSNLNSLLLSGGSNGNGGVDNLSSTTTSLSQNPPIQPMRRSDYNRIFIEPGKFYIFPESESFALARLVVEEEDPSKLFRIGENAEVKGAFGTVYQVFYVNGQYNNVDVALKKMDHKSEKKRRNNLNEISILRYLKHPNIVTYINSYEKNDEEIWMVMEYMDGGTIRDAISNFTFTEKYVAYITKEILHSLEYLASLNIAHRDLKSSNIMINSKAEVKLIDFGFSIDLTHLKQDINMCGSPFYMSPEQIQDKAHGLAVDIWSLGIVVAEMVRGRVPHHKSKIKAMFLAGTVGVKFSKEKKYSCHWSPELFDFLNVCLQMDPTKRPTPTQLLQHPFIATAATKAETLDLLPLLFMSKTLSKLSRGRDNQ, via the exons ATGCAAAAAATagttagttttttaaaaaagaaaaaagaaccAAATAGTTGGTCAAATTTTGATAGATCGGATGATAAAAGTAAATCATTATCTAAAAAAGGATCTTTGTATGCAAATGGTAAttatgatggtggtggtagtggtagtggtagtggtggaagtagtagtaatagtagtggtagtagtagaaAGATAAATACAGGTGGTAACAATAGGAATGGTGGAGGTATGGTACATAGTCcaagtaatagtagtataaGTAGTacaagtagtaataatagtaatagtacaacagcaagtagtagtagtaaatTAAAAGGCAATAAAAATAGGAATAGCAGTGGAAAACAAAAGAATTCCTCATcacaacaccaacaatatGGAAATACCTATTATTTAGACGATGAATGTGATTCTGATGATTTCATTCCAGGTGAGGTTAGATCAATTTCCAAAACAATAGATTTCAGTAAATCTGAAAGAAAATGGTTAACATCTTTAAATATACCACAGGAACTATTGGATGGAAatataaatgttttattaaatgttttaaactttctttcaaaaaaagaagGTATCTTATATATACAAACTCCaacaaatataattaataatacaggtaaaaagaattttcaacaacaacaattacaacaattacaacaacaacaacaacaacaacaattacaacaacaacagcatcaacaacataatcatcaaatatatggtaatggaaataataataatttaaatgtaaatgtaaatgtaaatggtaataataataatagtaataataataatggtaattatACTTCATATGTAAATAGTAGATCAAATAGTATAgcatcaaataatagtagtataaCACCTTCAACAAGttgttcaaatttaaataatgataataataataataataataataactgtacagataataatagtaataataataataataataataataataattcaacaacaactacaacaacaataacaaataCAAATGTAAATATGATTGGTGcatcaaatataaatagtagtaaatcaaatttaaatagtttattattaagtggtggtagtaatggtaatggaggtgttgataatttatcatcGACAACTACATCATTATCACAAAACCCACCAATACAACCAATGAGAAGAAGTGATTATAATCGTATTTTTATTGAACCTggtaaattttatattttcccAGAGAGTGAAAGTTTTGCATTAGCAAGATTGGTTGTTGAAGAGGAAGACccatcaaaattatttagaataGGTGAAAATGCTGAAGTTAAGGGTGCATTTGGTACCGTTTATCAGGTTTTTTATGTTAATGGACAATATAATAATGTGGATGTGGCTTTAAAGAAAATGGATCACAAATCTGAGAAAAAGAgaagaaataatttaaatgaaatttcaattttacgTTATTTAAAACATCCAAATATTGTAACTTATATAAATAGTTATGAGaaaaatgatgaagaaatttgg aTGGTAATGGAATATATGGACGGAGGAACAATTAGGGATGCAATATCAAATTTTACATTTACTGAAAAATATGTAGCTTATATTACAAAAGAGATATTACATTCTTTAGAATACCTTGCTTCTTTAAATATAGCACATAGAGATTTAAAAAGTTCAAATATAATGATAAACAGTAAAGCCGAAGTTAAATTAA ttgattttggattttcaattgatttaacacATTTAAAACAAGATATTAATATGTGTGGGTCACCATTTTATATGTCACCAGAACAAATTCAAGATAAAGCACATGGATTAGCTGTTGATATTTGGAGTTTAGGTATTGTGGTAGCGGAAATGGTTAGAGGTAGAGTACCACATCATAAATCGAAAATTAAAGCTATGTTTTTAGCTGGAACAGTAGgtgttaaattttcaaaagagAAAAAGTATTCTTGTCATTGGTCTcctgaattatttgatttccTAAACGTTTGTTTACAAATGGATCCCACTAAAAGACCAACTCCAACCCAATTATTACAACATCCTTTTATAGCAACTGCAGCAACGAAAGCTGAAACCTTAGATTTATTACCTCTTTTATTCATGTCGAAGactttatcaaaattatcaagaGGAAGAGataatcaataa
- the ppme1 gene encoding protein phosphatase methylesterase 1, translated as MFRGIYKGSLPPIDPSSIHHGESLADQLQDKDYYSVGWNQYFDQSRDIKLPGTENTFRIYESNVDVVDNGYLFVFLHGGGYTSLSWSLVVDKIKKKNLEKKVRMMCYDCRGHGETKTSDDSNLSIETMVDDCANLINYYQDIIYKNEGGGGGNDDDDQKERLKVIIVGHSMGGSVVIKTSSTNRINNLFGLIVIDVVEGTALLALSSMKSILAKRPKSFDSVKDAIKWSISSNTVKNIESARVSLYFINNFFFFFLTDWFSGLSKEFLSSMALKLLILAGTDRLDRELTIAQMQGKFQLILLPLCGHVIQEDVPTGPKINI; from the exons atgtttaGGGGAATTTATAAAGGTTCATTACCTCCAATTGATCCAAGTTCAATTCATCATGGTGAGAGTTTAGCAGATCAATTACAAGATAAAGATTATTATTCTGTTGGATGGAATCAATATTTTGACCAATCAAGAGATATTAAATTACCAGGTACAGAGAATACATTTAGGATCTATGAAAgtaatgttgatgttgtagaTAAtggttatttatttgtatttttacaTGGTGGTGGTTATACTTCATTATCTTGGAGTTTAGTAGTT gataaaattaaaaaaaaaaatttagaaaaaaaagttagaatGATGTGTTATGATTGTAGAGGTCATGGTGAAACTAAAACAAGTgatgattcaaatttatctATTGAAACAATGGTTGATGATTGtgcaaatttaataaattattatcaagatattatttataaaaatgaaggtggtggtggtggtaatgatgacgatgatcaaaaagaaagattaaaagtaattattGTTGGTCATAGTATGGGTGGTTCAGTTGTAATTAAAACTAGTTCAACcaatagaattaataatttatttggtttaattgttattgatgttgttgaaggTACTGCTTTGTTAGCTTTATCAAGTATGAAATCTATTTTAGCAAAGAGACCAAAATCATTCGATTCTGTTAAAGATGCTATTAAATGGTCCATTTCAAGTAATACTGTAAAGAATATTGAATCTGCAAGAGTTAGT ttatattttattaataattttttttttttttttttaacagaTTGGTTTTCAGGATTATCAAAAGAATTTTTGTCAAGCATggcattaaaattattaattttggctGGTACTGATAGATTAGATAGAGAATTAACTATTGCTCAAATGCAAGGAAAAttccaattaattttattaccatTGTGTGGACATGTTATTCAAGAAGAT GTACCAACAGGACCCAAAATCAACATCTGA
- the gtaI gene encoding GATA zinc finger domain-containing protein 9, with protein MTSFLLFNPGSLQQQQQPHSFSKDFINNNNNNNNNCQSSFSTPLGGSNGINNPNATTNNTTTTTTTTTTTTNPLSGSTGINNSNIEVIDIDQCLKHCGCRNPKELIQLIRSDAIENVEISWPDDMGLWYMNTIKSHEVSLQNLVEGVRVAGQLLLLDPTSARFDLSKKQKTIVVRSVNIDRSSSSLSSEDDDCCYETEEDDNGEDGEVVRSPQSKFSLLLDESEKFRKSFSLKKSSRSAFKKNKKDYHHGSSAGGGGSSGGVVVLHYDNNGNQLHYSNSMTDNNSRHHQHGGVGDGYPHSPPAAGGKSLGKRGYQQWSNSNNNNNNNNNNNNNNNGASGFVQSDEDLDASWLEEIKRNRAEVVPDLSSPALFSMDKRSPSPTLGSSCGSSSPGLNNSGNEMNNSQDSPLGVSGGNGNSLNISSGIQCPPGANIDSAEKAILEGQIHLPPLLRPRQYHACKTSKENRPTKRRKNHTSLFCRHCGTTDTPEWRRGPDGRKSLCNACGLHYSKLVKRENMAVPELSRTFELSEILNPSD; from the coding sequence atgacaTCATTTTTACTCTTCAATCCTGGAAGTTtgcagcaacagcaacaaccacactctttttcaaaagattttatcaacaataacaataataataataataattgtcaatcatcattttcaacaCCATTAGGAGGTAGTAATGGtattaataatccaaatgcaacaaccaacaacaccaccacaacaacaactaccacaacaacaacaaccaatccATTAAGTGGTAGCACTGGAATCAATAACTCAAATATTGAAGTAATTGATATTGATCAATGTTTAAAGCATTGTGGATGTCGTAACCCAAaggaattaattcaattgattcgtTCTGATGCAATTGAAAACGTTGAAATTTCATGGCCAGATGATATGGGTTTATGGTACATGAATACAATCAAATCGCATGAGGTTAGTCTTCAAAACTTGGTTGAAGGTGTAAGAGTAGCAggtcaattattattattggacCCAACATCTGCACGTTTTGATCTCTCAAAGAAACAAAAGACCATTGTTGTCCGTTCAGTCAACATTGATCGTTCATCATCAAGTCTCTCATCAGAGgatgatgattgttgttATGAAACAGAAGAGGATGACAATGGTGAAGATGGTGAGGTCGTTAGATCACCACAATCCAAATTTTCACTTCTATTGGATGAGAGTGAAAAATTCAGAAAAAGCTTCTCACTCAAGAAATCATCAAGATCAgcatttaaaaagaataaaaaggATTATCATCATGGCTCTAGCGCAGGAGGAGGAGGAAGTAGTGGTGGAGTTGTGGTATTAcattatgataataatggaaatCAATTACACTATAGCAATTCAATGACTGACAACAATAGTCGCCATCACCAACATGGTGGAGTTGGTGATGGTTATCCTCATTCTCCACCTGCAGCAGGAGGAAAATCATTGGGAAAGAGAGGTTATCAACAATGGAGCAAtagtaacaacaataacaacaacaacaacaacaataataacaacaacaatggtGCTAGTGGTTTTGTTCAAAGTGATGAAGATTTGGATGCATCGTGGTTGGAAGAGATAAAGAGAAATCGTGCAGAGGTTGTACCAGATCTCAGTAGTCCGGCACTTTTCTCTATGGATAAACGCTCTCCAAGTCCGACTTTGGGTAGTTCGTGTGGTTCATCAAGTCctggtttaaataattccGGTAATGAAATGAATAACAGTCAAGACTCTCCTCTTGGGGTAAGTGGTGGCAATGGCAACAGTCTCAATATTAGCTCGGGCATTCAATGTCCGCCTGGTGCCAATATCGATTCTGCTGAAAAAGCAATTTTAGAAGGTCAAATCCATTTGCCACCTTTATTAAGACCAAGACAATATCACGCCTGCAAAACCTCCAAAGAAAACAGGCCAACTAAAAGAAGAAAGAACCATACCTCTTTATTCTGTAGACATTGTGGTACCACTGATACACCAGAATGGAGAAGAGGTCCCGATGGTCGTAAATCACTTTGCAATGCATGTGGTCTCCATTACTCAAAATTGGTTAAAAGAGAAAATATGGCAGTACCTGAATTATCTAGAACCTTTGAATTATCTGAAATTTTAAACCCTTCCgattaa